A window of Ictalurus punctatus breed USDA103 chromosome 21, Coco_2.0, whole genome shotgun sequence genomic DNA:
gagttactatagacttcctggcagctcaaaccaatctggccattgtCTGCTGCCtgcttatcaacaaggtgtttcagcctacAGACCCTCCACAAACagcgtgtggtgtgtgtggatttttttttttggggggggggggggggggggaggtttTCACCATTCcatgtaaactctagagacgtgtgtgtgtgtgagagagagagagagagagagagagagagagagaaaataaatcccAGATCAGTTTCTGCAATCATCCTTCTCTGGTATCAACATCTATGCCATAAAGTCATAGAGACTTTAGACTTTAGTTGTAGAGACAcccttttccccattctgatgtttgatgtgaacattaactgaagctcttgacctgtatgtgcatgattgtatacattgtgctgctgccgcATGCTTGTCTGATTGGACAACTGCATTAATGAGCAAGTGTagaggtgttcctattaaagtggacggtgagtgtttTTATAATGAATACTAAAACGTATGGGCTGTAGAGAACAGAAACAGGCATATAGAAAACTTCCCAAGCTTAATCCTTAACATTATCCATGTAGAGTAGACATCCAGCAGACTCTCACACCCACGTGACCCACGATGGGCTCCCTCACTTCCCTAACCCCCCATTTCAACCAACAGTTTAGACATTCCTCCTTCTGGATTTCTGTGGACTCCATTAAGCCTGCTGAAGGTTTTAATATGTTCAGGGTGACATTCTGTGTGGTTTTGTTATCTTTTATATCATTAGTGCTTTCTGTGTGAGCACTGGAAACGAGCACGCGACCGCTGTGTCTGATTTGATGAAGCGCTGTGTGTGGAATGTTGTTCAGCTCGAGCGTGGTGCTGCACAGACGCATGATTGACAGCTGATTTATCCAATAGGAAGGCTGCGTTTTCGTACCAGCCCGACCAATAACATCACGCGTTTGTGCATCGTAGGGCTCTCGGCcacaccttctttttttttgttttacctcAGCAGCTTGGGTACGGAAAAGCTTCGACTGCGCCTGCTTCTGCGGAGAAGACCGTGTTTTGTGCAAATAATCAAGGTTAGGCATGTGCTCTCGGGCTCATTTGctgctttaattaattaatcagtaTGGTGGACTGGTGTGAATGTTTTAACAGTGTGCGTTTACGCAGATGCGGAAGTGCTAATCTTCATGGCGTCTCGTGCACTAGAACTGTAGTTTTATATTGACGGGGTTAATGTTGTCATTGCACGCGACACGCGCCAGTTGACGGTTCTGAGTGGGTGAGTAGTTTATTCTGAAGCGATAACGGCTGTGTTATGGTGTTTGGTATCGTGAGGAAGTCAGGGCTGGGGGAGGAGGGACTGGAGCAGTGGTGGTTTATGGGGGAGAGAGCTGTGGTGCACGGTGAGTCAGAGACTGAATGGCGTGCCTTTGGGGCTTTACAGTGAACATAGTGAAATGGCGTCTGGTTGTGAGTCAGTGTGAAGTGAAGGCAGTTTgatgaacattttaataaagttgttttGGGAAAGTAAATCCATATGAACTTTCAGGGCGAGAAATGGCCAACCCTTGCCATTGCTAGTCACTGGGGTGTTTGCTTCAAGGGACtattgtgtacatttttttgttcAATTTATTTGTAACAATTAATTATGTAACGCAAAGcatctatttatttttctatctaAAGTGAGTACTTGGTGTACATTTTTTGAATGAATGCACACTAAAAGTTCAAGAGACTTGGTTTGAAGAAAACTACCCCAGGAACTGTAGTGCAGGGTGGgagccgccagggggcgcccggggggactcaacaatttggtgagaaaataaattctcactctcaggcaaccacacacaaacacaatcaattCCTGATGTAaggtaaagatgtaattattaataataaaaaagggggggatatattcagaagtctgtatttttaatgtgttttaaagacatcttgcaaaaggggggcctcagtcaaatgttaatgccatttggggggccttgccctgggaaagtttgggaacccctggtttagaatctttttatttatttttctctgtgtgtgttgccCCCTTTTTTTAGTAAAATCGGGCTCACTCGTCCTCCTCATAGGACTATTGTGCATGCCTGTTCAGTTTGGCAGTGATTAAATAGAGATCAAAATAATTGCTGACTCGGACCACACCCGCTGTACCAGTCATACAAGATTGTTCAGGAGAAAATGGCTtcgtcattaaaaaaaataataaaggctTTACACATTTTGGGATGGGGTACATTATAATGAGAGAATTACTGAATCTGATCCTTTGTTTGAAATGGTGCCTTCCTCTCTACAAGCAaaaatgtgtattgtgtagagCAGGTCTGTCTAATCTTCACCGCACAGTGCTCGTGTGGTTGCTTGATTGGAAAATGAGCAGAAACCACACCTAGTAGTTGCACGAAGGCCATGACCAACTGACTGAACAGGTAGAATTAGACGTGAATCCTGCTTCGCTGGTATGAAGCCATGCCGGCCTGCTGCAGATCAGATTGGACACCTGTAGGGTTTACGGGTCGTTTGTTGGGTATCGTGCATATTTTTGTTGGGCTTTAAATCTGTGCGTTCAGGCCTGACTACAGAATGGTAAATCTCCTAAAATAGCACTCTGTACAGTGAGTAGGGAGTAGTTTTGGAATTTTTGAGTGGTTTAGCCATGTTTTTAATTGTGTTGTCTCCGAACATTAGAAGAAAAATcttgtttttgggaggaaacctgtTAGATGATCCAGACGGAGTTGTACAAAAGCATTGCAGCACTAAGATTACTGTTTAAGGACCGTACGAGCGTTGCATTAAACACGCTCTACCAGATGAGATTATCTGAACTTTACAGTACTTCAGGAAACTAGGCaattaatgtttttattctaTTAGACCATTTTGTCTCTGTgagtcacatttttattttattttattacatcatAGGTCCTATACAGGAATAGTCCTGTGTAGTAACACTCCAGAGTGAGCGATTGTTCCACAGGTAGCAAACAGTGGGTGCTACAGGCACCAAACCCCATCGTGTAGTGCTCAGACCCTCAACTCAGACAAGAGATCTCCTCGATTGGCCTAATTCTTACCGTTTTAGGTTTTAGCTCAGATCTCAAGAACCGTGAGGTCTAgagataaaatgtttttttttctgttttttttcttgtgaatCCTCAAGTTGTTGGCACCATTTAGCACTCAAACCCACTCAGAATTTTAGCTAAATAGCATAATGTGTAAATGAACTATATCTATGAATTTTGTTCTATCCTCACAAAATTTAAGAAAACTCAGATCAGAAacctgtttctcaggaaccgtAAATCGGATGGAGCGGAAATGTGTTATTCCGCACGACTACGATAATTTGTAAGGATTTTCTTAATGCCAGCCTGGTAGCTTAAAACATGGCTGCTATCAGTCAGTCGGCTTCCAGCAGACATTTGATAGTGTTAATAATGCTCACTCTTCACAAAACTTGAATGATTGCTTTAGGGACCCAATGAAAAGGATCTGTTGTCACTcgcactgactacgtttacatggacagcagtaatctaattattgacgttactctgagtaagataataatgtgattaaggggtttacatgagtcgcttttagaatactcctgtcatgttcccgtgttacatgttatagaacatgattagattaacggcacatgtcattacgtcaccgcgccacgccatccgacgtccctccagaatttcacgtattgacatacagtccatcttcgttatgggaccgtatacagttttgggggtttttataaaaaaattttttttttttaatgaaagcttcaagtgcggttaattatttgtcatgctgtacgtgcaaatagacgactgcttgaagccgtgggctgcgtcccaaaccgcgtacttaccgtctatatagtagacgagatgcatgtatttttccccactacaggcctatagtaggcaagtacgcggtttcggagcCGCGCTCTCTTGTTTAACCGTAAAACGtgaaactgccgtgtgtgatcgtgtcctgtcgcgcaatgcggtgaaaactcccacacgatgttaatagtgtgattaaggtgtttacatgtctgtgatacacgtccataatgcgactaaaacaggagtactccactcgtcttaattccattggtgtttacttcaagtatgactttaatcagattaaggtaattaaaaatctctgtttacatgctagtttcttaatctgagtatcgtcttaatatcagattattgttgtccgtgtaaacataCTGGGGTAGTGGCACCTGGGGTCACTGTTCACTTTTTTTAACCAGCAAACAGCATATCTAATGTAAAATAAGGTGTCcagtaaagatttttttttttttcattttacttttgattgattgacttatgccataaaaagtaatgtttAATGTAATATGCCACAAAAGTGTAATATTAACTCAGATTTCtgataatttgcataatatgcaaaACCCACTTTTGCAATCTGTTCcttggatatttatttattttttaaccataCTTTCATAACCATGGTGTCGCATTACTCAAGCATTTGTCCATCAAGGGTTATAAAAACATGCTGAGATTTGTGTAGAATATGACTCGCAAGCAGTGGTTGAGAGGCAGCGCTTCATTTACTCAAACAGCCATTGGACATGAAATATTAGATTGATTTGCACAAAACCTGAAAGGCATATTCAGGGCTAGATTTTgagactttttttccccctaagtTTGGGGTGTGGGCGTGAACTTTTCGCCTCGGCTTCAAGTTCAAATATCTAGTAGCTACCTGCGATGCGGTCCCAATGCCATCAGCAACAAACTAGGAATTTGCCTAAGTTGCACAGGCACTCTGCGTTGTCTTCAggaaatgcacttttttttttttttttcatcagagCTCTACCAAAATCTGTTTGTCATTGCTGTTTGTATTTCCACATGAAGCAAGTTTATCACCaccctctctttttttgtgtgtgtgtgtagatggcgACCCAGTATGTGACCAAGATTGAACTTTCCATATCCTGCAAAAACCTTCTCGACAAAGATATTGGCTCAAAATCAGACccactgtgtgttctgctgcAGAATGTGGGAGATGACAAGTGGACTGAGGTATGCAACACTCGACTGGAATAAGTTATTTGAGTTGTGGGATTTAATGGGGTTTAGTGCGGGAGTGGTGTCTAGCTGAtactgactctttttttttttttccccccttttgtttttctatttgTGAATTGTAGGTGGACCGCACAGAGAAAGTGAAGAACTGCCAGGACCCAGAGTTTTCTAAAAGACTATGTATTGACTATTTTTTTGAGAGGGTGCAAAAACTAAAGCTCGGTATCTATGACATTGACAACAAATCTGTCGACCTGAAAGATGATGACTACTTGGGAGGTTTTGAGTGTACCCTTGGCCAGGTATCAGCAATTTCACACGCCACATGTTGTGAAGATTTGAGTTTATTCACTTTTCAGCACCCAAGGATAGAAGTACACTTACTCTTGGTGCAACGTTGTGAAATGATTGCTTGTGTCTGTAAAAGTGTTTGGTGGAATGTTTGCATCTGCATGTGTTAATTTCTGCCATAGATTGTGTCAAGTAAGAAGATTACCAACCCCCTTCAGCTCAAACCAGGCAAACCAGCAGGCAAAGGCATTATAACGGTATATCTTGatactttggaaaaaaaaaaaattgatgatTAGCGTTTGattcaacattttatttaaaaatgtctttaaatcGTTGAAACAGTAATGCTGACTTTTTTGCAGGCCTTGCGCTCCATAATCCACACTGGTAATTCTCACAGCATTTGCATGTTTCGGTGTGAAATCTTTCTGTTTCAGGCTTCTTTTGTAGCCCGCTTTTTACTTTTACAAGTCAAGAGTAACATTTGCCTGTTGATGTCAATCTAAAGGCACTCGTACTGCACTGCTGATGAGTACACCATCAGTTCTCCTGTTCCACAGTTGTCCAGTACCGTTCTTTACTCTTTCACCCCTTGAGTGCAGTGCTTATCATGGACATCTTTTTACAAAAGAGTTTTCAGTGTGCCACCGGTATGATTTCTTCGTACTGGTGATAAGAAAATGTGATGTACTGTTACTTGGGGGCAGTGAGatttagcggttaaggctctggttcaagccccagtgctgccactgttggggcccttgagcaaggcccttaaccctctctgctccagggggcgctgtatcatggctgaccctgcgctctgaccccagcttcctgacaagctggggtatgcgaagaaaacaatttcactgtgctctactgtatatctgaccgataaagactcatcatcattgATCACACcttcattaaaattaaattaaatgttattaaaatgtgCTGCACGGTTTTTAATATGCTACAAGTTGATTTGCAGTGTATTGTATTGAGAAACTATTTTAAAACGCATTTAAATTAAAGAACCATTTCTTAACTGCTATGCAAACAGCCTACCTAACTAAATAATTCAATATTTTCTCTGAAACAGTTGTTTTAATATGTACTTCCATACTCCAGATTATTAGTAGCCTAGCAGTAAGCAGTTTTAGCTTAATCGACATGTGTCCAGCCAAGAACTGGATCTGGGGACACACAACATTCctgaataaatgaacacatttagCTTCTCCGTGAAGCTACCGTAGGACACCTGGTTATTATCGAGCTAGATCGTGTTTGCTAAGTGGCACAGCAAGCCTTATATTTGCTTCTTAGCTAGCTCATCTTCTCAATAGACATCTGTTTGAAACGCGTGCGTGTGTTATTTATGGTGCGTGTCACCTTCTCTACCTGTAAGTTTGTGCGATAGTTCTTCCTAAGAAGATTTCTCAGACTTTATAATAGTTACTTTACTATAGATTTGCCATTAACATTTAGCAGTTGTGAGGTTGGGGTGCTTTTACAGCTATCCTACCAATACAGTTTCATTTCATGCTATTAGCTAAACTGCTGTGTAATAGTGTTTTGTTTCACAGATTGTCGCAGAAGAAGTGAAGGACAACCGAGCCATTGTGCTGGAAATCGAAGCCAAAAACCTGGACAAGAAGGTAAAAGGATTATTCACATTTCTTTACTCAGTACTGCCTCCTTATGAAGTCATTGATGTCTCCCATTTTTTCCTATAATTTTGTAGGATATGTTTGGCAAATCTGATCCTTTCCTGGAGTTCTTCAAGCAGGCTGATGATGGCACATGGCAGCTAGTCCACAGGACCGAGGTGCGGATTCAATTCCTGTTATCCAAATTCTGTTCGAGTTACTGACTTACTGGCCTAGAAAATaatgtctctttctctcacttcttTCAGGTCGTTAAGAATAATTTGAGCCCATCCTGGAAGAAATTCATGGTTTCTTTACATACTTTCTGTAATGGAGACCTGAACAAGCCAATGAAGGTATAACCAACAGCAGGGCTTGTTCCAGTACACACCCTGAATTGTTACTCATAAAACATGGTGTGATCCAGAATGTATAGAgcaatgtttattaatattatatagagtatatttatttattagcagtACACTCAAACCCTTTATTCAAAGTCCTGCCATTCACAGTACATCAGTGCATTCAGCATAATGGACACTATGCTTAATTGAAATTGGGAATGtgttgcagtaaaaaaaaaaaaaataaatatggggGGGAGGGAAAGCATATCACATGTAGTAGCATTAGTGCAGTCATTACTAGTGTCTTTTATTACATTGCAGTTGTTTCTTTTCGTCATAATAGATAACAGCAGTTCTGCCTATTGTGTCgttttaaaaagtaattaaaatacTGCAATACAGTGAGAGGGAATAGAGGCCTATGAATAGCTGAACTCTCAAACAGAAGATGGGGGTTTAGAAAGTGGAAAGAGGCAATCCAGaaaccagaaagaaaaaaaaagaacttgacCCTATTTGCATCTGTaattaaatgtagctattatTATGACAAAACCCTTGCATGTGGACAACTTTAAAGTAACCTGGTTAATTAACAAGAAAGGGTCTAGCAGTTTTCCACACTGAGACGTTGTAGGTACTGTAAGCCAAAGCAATTCGATTCATCAGAAGCATCCGTTATTGTGTAATTGCactgaatgttttaaaaagctTGTGTGAATTGAAACACTGGTTAATATGGAAGCAaatctttgttttctttgttttggaAATGTTGGGGCGAGTGCACATGGGTttggaatgtgtttttttttttttgctattgaAAATAGGCTCCTGTTTGCCTTAAATTCACTGTAGGTATCTTTTTaagtgtgtacatgttttgCATGTGTTTCTGATGCTGGAACCTGTTGAGTCGTAAGCAGTAGCACATTCACCTCCAGTCTTCTCAGTCAGAAGGTGTTCTTGTGTTAAATGCATTAATAAGTCAGTCCGTGTATGTCTCAATGCTAGGTGGCTTGTTATGATAAGGATGAAGATACCAGCTCTGACCTAATAGGAGAGTTCACTTGCACTGCAGCCAGACTGCTGGAGGCTAAGGACCAGGGGGTGAGCAGCTTCACAACTCCCCATCTAAATATCGTGTCTCTGACTTGCTCCCCTTAGGTCCACTGCTTTGATTATGATAGCGATGGCTCACATGATCTCATTGGCGTTTTTCAAACTAAAGTGGCTGAGCTTCTGAAAGTAGACAGTGGTTCTCTGGTGAGACTGTCTTCAATAACAGCTTATTTTAATCTCAGCAGTCTAATAACTTTTCATCATGTTGTCTGTCCTGAATATTCTGGTAATGTTATCAGGTGGAGTTTGAGTGCATTCATCcagagaagcagaagaagaaaaagagctATAAGAATTCCGGCGTTGTCCGTTTCAAATACTGCAAGGTGCGTTTGTGGctggattttatttgttttgctcAAATTAAATAGCACACTGACGAAAACAAAGCTGAGCAGGGTGTTTTCCAAAACCATTACATTCTTAGAAATAAGAAGTCAGTTCATCAAACCTTACTTatgactggtttaaaaaaaaataaattataatttacATTAGGTTGTtagtattatttttacattagagttgtttgtttgtgttgtatgTCCTAATGCacaacctttttatttttgtctgcaGATAGAGGCACAGTACACATTCCTCGACTATGTGATGGGAGGTTGCCAAATTAATTTCACGGTACGATAGTTTATTGCCCCTATACAGTTTTTAAACCCTATACACTGCATTTTAAACTCCAAAAGCGTGACTGTCATAGTGTACTATAATTGTTGTAATTATAAAGTCCTACAATAAAGCTTTAACAGAGCATTACACCAAATAGTTAGGTCCTCAAATTCACTGACGCAGCGTAATATATTCATACAGCGCATACGGGTATAGACTTGAGAATATGCAGTCcgctccgaaagtattggaatttTTGGTTTTTGCCgttcactgaagacatttgggtttgagatcaaaagatgagcgagatgatggatcagaatttcagctttcgtttcctgATCTTTACAttcagatgtgttaaacaacttggaccACAGTTTGTTCGAAcccacattttttatttctagtGATCAAAAAGTCCATGTGACTGactggtgtttcttgttgcccaggtctGCCCTGTTAGATGAGTTGTTTAAACAGTTATtaactctgaatgtctactcttgggtttcgcctgtgaagactggatttgttgtttaaaaaggataaaccgacATCGAGTTTAGAAACTCGATTGCACAAGGATTGGGCATAACCAATACAtgaatttggaatgtcctgaaaaaggaAGTTCATCAGTGGTTTCTAACAACCAGGCATTGAACatgtcagccaaggaaaacaacagtagTTGATGAtggaaacattgtgagagccgTGAGGGGAAAACCGCCAAATCACCAAcgacctccacagggcaggggtgaagataTCACCATCAACCATTCGAAGAAGATCCAAGccgccaaagtgtggagaaggaaaggattTGCTCAAGGTCCGAACATGCagggtggaggtagtgtcatggcatGTCATGACGGTGGACTTCATTGGGGTTAAAAGTGAAAGTTTTTAGACTGGCCACGTTAATCACTGGACTTAATCCGAATTGAGCATGTATTTCACCTCTTGAAGAGGAGAaagaagggagaaaccccccgaagcaaacaacaactgaaacgCATCACAAAAGACTGCAGCAGTGATGTGCaactaaatattaagtgttatttgctTTGTTACTTGAAGACTATCTgctcctatacttttgctcacttaAAAATTGGACTTgttgttccagtacttttggagcAGATTTAATatgaaacccccaacccccgcTAAAATTAACCCATGGTGATGGTAATCTCAGACTTGTGGTGATTATAGGTGGGTATCGACTTCACCGGCTCTAATGGAGACCCTCGCTCTAAGGACTCTCTGCACTACCTCAGTCCTGATGGGGTAAACCAGTACCTCAATGCAATCTGGTCTGTCGGCCTTGTGATCCAGGATTATGACGTGTAAGCGCATTACTTACTTTAGCTTCTATGTTTTTACCTTTCTGCTTTGACACCATTTGAGGGCAGTATAGCTTCTTTTAACgtgctgttctctctctttccttagGGATAAATTGTTTCCTGCTTTTGGGTTTGGTGCTCAGGTGCCTCCAAATTTTGAGGTTAGGTGTGCTCCTTTCTTCTCATCTCACTAAATATACTCTTCTTAAACACACTGATGGATTTGACCTTGTCCTACAGGTGTCGCATGAGTTTGCTCTAAATTTCAATCCCAGTAACCCTTACTGCCAAGGTATGAGTCATTAGTCTTGTCTGATTTAAAAACTTATGTGAAAAGTGATATGATCATTTTGTTGAGGTTTGTTCCATTGTGTGTCTGCAGGAGTGGATGGCATCGTACAGGCGTATCGCGCTATTCTGCCACAGCTGCGTCTGTACGGCCCAACTAACTTTTCACCCATCATCAACCATGTGGCTCGTATCGCTGCAACAGCAGCTCAGCAGCCAACTGCAGCGGTACGTTTGAAGCTCTAAAGCTGTTTTCAAAAGGACATTTTAGTGTGGGTCAGTAAACACTGAGTGATACCGGTGTGGTGTTGCTGTGTCTGCGGACAGATCATTTTGCCCATGTGACTTAGAAACTGTCTCGTCAAGATTAATGGCACTTGTTTTTCTTCAAATTGAATACAGTTCACATGAGGATtgaaaacagaacattttaaatTGGTAAAATGTGTATGGAAAATCAAAACTTTAAAATGACTGTTCTTTAACTATGCATATTAttttccaacttttttttttttaaacatatatttttaacCCTACACTGGAGGAAAGTGTATGTGTACTTGCATTGCTGTCTGTGCTAGCCTgataatatttataatgtaaAGTTTTAAAGGTATAAACGTTTACATTGGGCTTCATGATTTGATTTGGCTCGTCTTGCTTACATTCCGATTTCTCTCTTACAGCTACTGCCTTTAAACATTTTTCTctaatataatgtattttattcacatttgaGAATTTGGGCTCTGGATAACTACAGGTCTTTTAACTgtacacattatgtatataatgCATGTCGATTATGTATCAGTTGAGGTTTTAAATATAACAGA
This region includes:
- the cpne1 gene encoding copine-1 isoform X2, whose translation is MATQYVTKIELSISCKNLLDKDIGSKSDPLCVLLQNVGDDKWTEVDRTEKVKNCQDPEFSKRLCIDYFFERVQKLKLGIYDIDNKSVDLKDDDYLGGFECTLGQIVSSKKITNPLQLKPGKPAGKGIITIVAEEVKDNRAIVLEIEAKNLDKKDMFGKSDPFLEFFKQADDGTWQLVHRTEVVKNNLSPSWKKFMVSLHTFCNGDLNKPMKVACYDKDEDTSSDLIGEFTCTAARLLEAKDQGVEFECIHPEKQKKKKSYKNSGVVRFKYCKIEAQYTFLDYVMGGCQINFTVGIDFTGSNGDPRSKDSLHYLSPDGVNQYLNAIWSVGLVIQDYDVDKLFPAFGFGAQVPPNFEVSHEFALNFNPSNPYCQGVDGIVQAYRAILPQLRLYGPTNFSPIINHVARIAATAAQQPTAAQYFVLLIITDGEITDLDQTKQAIVNSSKLPMSIIIVGVGEADFKAMEVLDGDKGVLKSPSGEPVARDIVQFVPFRDFAKAPKEALAQSVLAEVPGQLVAYFKLRNLSPVNPPVPKK
- the cpne1 gene encoding copine-1 isoform X1; translation: MATQYVTKIELSISCKNLLDKDIGSKSDPLCVLLQNVGDDKWTEVDRTEKVKNCQDPEFSKRLCIDYFFERVQKLKLGIYDIDNKSVDLKDDDYLGGFECTLGQIVSSKKITNPLQLKPGKPAGKGIITIVAEEVKDNRAIVLEIEAKNLDKKDMFGKSDPFLEFFKQADDGTWQLVHRTEVVKNNLSPSWKKFMVSLHTFCNGDLNKPMKVHCFDYDSDGSHDLIGVFQTKVAELLKVDSGSLVEFECIHPEKQKKKKSYKNSGVVRFKYCKIEAQYTFLDYVMGGCQINFTVGIDFTGSNGDPRSKDSLHYLSPDGVNQYLNAIWSVGLVIQDYDVDKLFPAFGFGAQVPPNFEVSHEFALNFNPSNPYCQGVDGIVQAYRAILPQLRLYGPTNFSPIINHVARIAATAAQQPTAAQYFVLLIITDGEITDLDQTKQAIVNSSKLPMSIIIVGVGEADFKAMEVLDGDKGVLKSPSGEPVARDIVQFVPFRDFAKAPKEALAQSVLAEVPGQLVAYFKLRNLSPVNPPVPKK